One Microplitis mediator isolate UGA2020A chromosome 3, iyMicMedi2.1, whole genome shotgun sequence DNA segment encodes these proteins:
- the LOC130664679 gene encoding FACT complex subunit spt16 isoform X2 — MANVSLDKETFFRRMKRLYNGWKDGEVGTDDSFSKMDCLVSAVGTDEDIIYSKSMALQTWLLSYELTDTIMILAEDCICFLSSKKKIEFLRQVESGKTEETGVPPVKLFVRDKSDEDKANFGKLIDVIKGSKKGKTLGVFSKENYPGAFMDAWRAAIKPHAFDTIDVSAAAAYVMCPKEDVEILTIKKACVVSVDVFTKYLKDQIMEIIDSDKKVKHSKLAEGVDAAVTNKKYVTGVDVSQVDMCYPAIIQSGGNYTLKFSVVSDKNVLHFGVIICSLGARYKSYCSNIVRTLLVNPTSAIEENYNFLLQLQEEIMKKMTPNTKISAVYEAGIAFVKQEKSSMLEHLTKNFGFAMGIEFRESSLMIGAKTHALLKKGMVFNLHVGLSNLSNPEASDKEGKTYALFIGDTVVVGESGTPATVLTNSKKKVKNIGIYLKDEEEDEEEGSGKENEPKPEILGRGKRTAVIESKLRTEHSSEEKRKQHQKELARQLNEIAKARLAQQSGGKEQEKVRKSTVSYKSLNHMPREPEVKELKLYVDKKYETVILPIFGIPVPFHISTIKNISQSVEGDYTYLRINFFHPGATMGRNEGGSYPQPDATFVKEVTYRSTNTKEPGEISAPSSNLNTAFRLIKEVQKKFKNREAEEREKEDLVKQDTLVLSQNKGNPKLKDLYIRPNIVTKRMTGTLEAHSNGFRYTSVRGDKVDILYNNIKNAFFQPGDGEMIILLHFHLKHAIMFGKKKHVDVQFYTEVGEITTDLGKHQHMHDRDDLAAEQSERELRHKLKTAFKSFCEKVESLTKQEIEFDTPFRDLGFPGAPFRSTVLLQPTSGCLVHLTEWPPFVITLEDVELVHFERVQFHLKNFDMIFVFKDYHKKIAMVNAIPMNMLDHVKEWLNSCDIRYSEGVQSLNWAKIMKTITDDPEGFFESGGWTFLDPESDEENEEVDDEEEEDDDAYEPTDIESEEESDEDSDYSEASEDSESEEEELGSSEESGKDWSDLEREAAEEDNERSGYPVDTYSKNKKKSKHDTPSPSKNRHNSKHKSSSSSKNKSSSRDRERRSSDKHSPKKSDRHDRHDKHKSHHSSSSSSKKRPRDDSSERRKSKKSRK, encoded by the exons ATGGCGAACGTTTCTCTGGACAAAGAGACCTTTTTCCGGCGTATGAAACGCCTGTACAATGGCTGGAAG GATGGCGAAGTTGGCACTGATGACAGCTTCAGTAAAATGGACTGCCTCGTTTCGGCAGTCGGAACTGACGAGGACATAATCTACAGCAAGTCAATGGCCCTCCAG ACTTGGCTGCTCAGCTACGAGCTCACCGACACAATTATGATTCTCGCTGAAGACTGCATCTGTTTTTTATcgagcaagaaaaaaattgaattcctACGGCAAGTCGAGAGCGGAAAGACCGAAGAAACTGGAGTCCCACCTGTCAAATTATTTGTCAGAGACAAA agtgacGAAGACAAAGCAAACTTCGGTAAACTGATCGACGTCATCAAGGGAAGTAAAAAAGGAAAAACGCTGGGGGttttttcaaaagaaaattatccTGGAGCGTTCATGGATGCTTGGAGAGCTGCCATAAAACCTCATGCATTTGATACc ATTGACGTAAGCGCAGCAGCTGCCTACGTTATGTGTCCGAAAGAAGACGTTGAAATTTTGACGATTAAAAAAGCATGTGTGGTATCAGTTGATGTCTTTACCAAATACTTGAAGGACCAGATAATGGAGATCATTGACTCGGACAAGAAAGTAAAGCATTCGAAGTTAGCAGAGGGTGTTGACGCAGCTGTcactaacaaaaaatatgtcacTGGAGTTGATGTTTCTCAGGTGGACATGTGCTACCCGGCGATAATTCAGAGCGGGGGTAATTACACACTAAAATTCAGTGTCGTCAGTGACAAGAACGTGCTGCACTTTGGTGTGATAATTTGCTCTCTTGGAGCCAGATATAAATCCTACTGCTCCAATATCGTGCGCACGCTGCTAGTAAATCCCACGAGTGCCATCGAGGAGAACTATAACTTTTTACTGCAGCTGCAGGAAGAAATCATGAAGAAGATGACGCCCAATACGAAGATCAGCGCAGTCTATGAAGCGGGAATCGCGTTTGTGAAGCAGGAGAAGTCTAGCATGCTGGAACATTTAACTAAAAACTTTGGGTTCGCGATGGGAATTGAGTTCCGCGAGAGCTCGCTGATGATCGGAGCCAAGACTCACGCTCTGCTGAAGAAGGGCATGGTCTTTAATCTCCATGTCGGTCTTTCTAACTTGAGCAATCCTGAGGCGAGCGACAAGGAAGGAAAGACGTACGCTCTGTTCATTGGAGACACTGTCGTCGTTGGAGAATCGGGAACTCCCGCGACTGTTCTCACAAACTCCAAGAAGAAGGTCAAAAATATCGGTATTTATTTGAAGGACGAGGAGGAAGACGAAGAGGAAGGAAGTGGAAAAGAAAATGAACCAAAACCTGAGATACTCGGCCGCGGAAAGAGGACTGCGGTGATCGAGTCGAAGCTGAGAACTGAGCACAGTTCGGAAGAGAAACGGAAGCAGCACCAGAAGGAACTCGCGCGGCAGCTGAATGAGATTGCAAAGGCGCGATTGGCTCAGCAGTCTGGTGGCAAAGAGCAGGAGAAGGTCCGCAAGTCGACTGTTTCTTACAAGAGTCTGAACCACATGCCCAGAGAGCCGGAAGTGAAAGAGCTCAAGCTGTacgttgataaaaaatacgagACGGTTATACTACCGATATTTGGAATTCCCGTTCCGTTCCATATATCGACGatcaaaaatatatcacaGAGTGTCGAGGGTGACTACACGTACCTTAGGATCAACTTCTTCCATCCTGGAGCGACGATGGGACGGAACGAAGGCGGGTCCTATCCCCAGCCGGACGCGACCTTCGTCAAAGAAGTCACGTACCGCAGTACCAATACCAAAGAACCTGGAGAAATTTCCGCGCCTTCCTCAAATCTCAATACGGCCTTCAGATTGATCAAAGAAGTCCAGAAGAAGTTCAAGAACCGCGAAGCCGAGGAGCGGGAGAAAGAAGACCTGGTAAAACAGGACACTCTCGTTCTCTCACAAAATAAAGGTAATCCTAAGCTGAAGGATCTTTATATCCGGCCGAACATCGTCACCAAGAGAATGACCGGTACCTTGGAAGCTCATTCAAACGGATTCCGCTACACTTCAGTGCGTGGTGACAAAGTTGATATACTCTACAATAACATCAAGAACGCGTTCTTCCAACCGGGTGACGGAGAGATGATCATCCTTCTGCACTTCCATCTCAAGCATGCGATAATGTTCGGAAAGAAGAAGCACGTGGACGTGCAATTTTACACTGAGGTCGGTGAGATAACTACTGACCTGGGCAAGCACCAGCACATGCACGACCGGGATGATCTCGCGGCGGAGCAGTCGGAGCGCGAGTTGAGgcataaattgaaaactgCCTTCAAGAGTTTCTGTGAGAAAGTTGAATCTCTTACGAAACAGGAAATCGAATTTGATACTCCGTTTAGAGATCTTGGATTCCCTGGTGCGCCTTTCAGAAGTACTGTCTTACTCCAGCCTACCAGCGGATGTCTTGTTCATTTAACAGAGTGGCCGCCATTTGTTATCACCCTCGAAGACGTTGAGCTCGTGCACTTCGAACGTGTGCAATTCCACCTAAAGAACTTTGATATGATATTTGTATTCAAAGATTACCACAAAAAAATAGCGATGGTTAACGCGATTCCTATGAATATGCTGGACCATGTCAAGGAATGGCTTAACTCTTGCGATATCCGATACTCTGAAGGTGTCCAGTCACTCAACTGGGCGAAGATTATGAAGACCATCACCGACGACCCCGAGGGATTCTTCGAAAGCGGCGGCTGGACTTTCTTGGACCCTGAGAGCGACGAGGAGAACGAGGAGGTCGATGATGAAGAGGAGGAAGACGACGACGCGTATGAACCGACGGACATTGAGAGTGAAGAGGAGTCCGATGAAGACTCGGATTATTCGGAGGCCTCTGAGGACTCGGAGAGCGAAGAAGAAGAACTCGGAAGCTCAGAAGAGTCTGGCAAAGACTGGTCTGATCTAGAGCGCGAAGCCGCCGAAGAAGACAACGAACGCAGCGGCTACCCCGTGGACACCTACtcaaaaaacaagaaaaagtCAAAGCACGACACCCCTTCACCCTCGAAAAACCGGCACAACTCCAAGCACAAGAGCTCCTCCAGCTCCAAAAACAAATCCAGCTCCAGAGACCGGGAACGCAGATCCTCTGACAAACacag CCCGAAGAAGAGCGACAGACACGACCGGCACGACAAGCACAAGTCCCATCACTCGTCCTCATCTTCCAGCAAAAAGCGGCCTCGCGATGACAGCTCGGAAAGAAGAAAGTCCAAAAAATCAAG gaAATAA
- the LOC130664680 gene encoding uncharacterized protein LOC130664680 produces MKGLVLAVLAVVIYTVSGFPQKDGQAFSNEAISQARNTLLIPKDAQIQHVQEGIELVARESIPGDEKIDLFAILRDVVPREVVDNLQPQIDGIGQH; encoded by the coding sequence atgaaAGGACTAGTACTCGCAGTACTTGCGGTAGTAATCTACACCGTATCCGGATTTCCTCAAAAAGACGGGCAAGCATTCAGCAACGAAGCAATAAGCCAGGCGAGAAACACTTTACTGATCCCAAAGGACGCTCAGATCCAACATGTCCAAGAAGGCATTGAACTGGTGGCCCGTGAGTCGATCCCCGGGGACGAGAAGATAGATCTCTTTGCCATTCTCAGGGACGTAGTTCCTCGGGAAGTCGTCGACAACCTCCAGCCCCAGATCGACGGAATCGGCCAGCACTAA
- the LOC130664679 gene encoding FACT complex subunit spt16 isoform X1: MANVSLDKETFFRRMKRLYNGWKDGEVGTDDSFSKMDCLVSAVGTDEDIIYSKSMALQTWLLSYELTDTIMILAEDCICFLSSKKKIEFLRQVESGKTEETGVPPVKLFVRDKSDEDKANFGKLIDVIKGSKKGKTLGVFSKENYPGAFMDAWRAAIKPHAFDTIDVSAAAAYVMCPKEDVEILTIKKACVVSVDVFTKYLKDQIMEIIDSDKKVKHSKLAEGVDAAVTNKKYVTGVDVSQVDMCYPAIIQSGGNYTLKFSVVSDKNVLHFGVIICSLGARYKSYCSNIVRTLLVNPTSAIEENYNFLLQLQEEIMKKMTPNTKISAVYEAGIAFVKQEKSSMLEHLTKNFGFAMGIEFRESSLMIGAKTHALLKKGMVFNLHVGLSNLSNPEASDKEGKTYALFIGDTVVVGESGTPATVLTNSKKKVKNIGIYLKDEEEDEEEGSGKENEPKPEILGRGKRTAVIESKLRTEHSSEEKRKQHQKELARQLNEIAKARLAQQSGGKEQEKVRKSTVSYKSLNHMPREPEVKELKLYVDKKYETVILPIFGIPVPFHISTIKNISQSVEGDYTYLRINFFHPGATMGRNEGGSYPQPDATFVKEVTYRSTNTKEPGEISAPSSNLNTAFRLIKEVQKKFKNREAEEREKEDLVKQDTLVLSQNKGNPKLKDLYIRPNIVTKRMTGTLEAHSNGFRYTSVRGDKVDILYNNIKNAFFQPGDGEMIILLHFHLKHAIMFGKKKHVDVQFYTEVGEITTDLGKHQHMHDRDDLAAEQSERELRHKLKTAFKSFCEKVESLTKQEIEFDTPFRDLGFPGAPFRSTVLLQPTSGCLVHLTEWPPFVITLEDVELVHFERVQFHLKNFDMIFVFKDYHKKIAMVNAIPMNMLDHVKEWLNSCDIRYSEGVQSLNWAKIMKTITDDPEGFFESGGWTFLDPESDEENEEVDDEEEEDDDAYEPTDIESEEESDEDSDYSEASEDSESEEEELGSSEESGKDWSDLEREAAEEDNERSGYPVDTYSKNKKKSKHDTPSPSKNRHNSKHKSSSSSKNKSSSRDRERRSSDKHRTDRSRSGRSHKKVSPSKSSKHSPKKSDRHDRHDKHKSHHSSSSSSKKRPRDDSSERRKSKKSRK, encoded by the exons ATGGCGAACGTTTCTCTGGACAAAGAGACCTTTTTCCGGCGTATGAAACGCCTGTACAATGGCTGGAAG GATGGCGAAGTTGGCACTGATGACAGCTTCAGTAAAATGGACTGCCTCGTTTCGGCAGTCGGAACTGACGAGGACATAATCTACAGCAAGTCAATGGCCCTCCAG ACTTGGCTGCTCAGCTACGAGCTCACCGACACAATTATGATTCTCGCTGAAGACTGCATCTGTTTTTTATcgagcaagaaaaaaattgaattcctACGGCAAGTCGAGAGCGGAAAGACCGAAGAAACTGGAGTCCCACCTGTCAAATTATTTGTCAGAGACAAA agtgacGAAGACAAAGCAAACTTCGGTAAACTGATCGACGTCATCAAGGGAAGTAAAAAAGGAAAAACGCTGGGGGttttttcaaaagaaaattatccTGGAGCGTTCATGGATGCTTGGAGAGCTGCCATAAAACCTCATGCATTTGATACc ATTGACGTAAGCGCAGCAGCTGCCTACGTTATGTGTCCGAAAGAAGACGTTGAAATTTTGACGATTAAAAAAGCATGTGTGGTATCAGTTGATGTCTTTACCAAATACTTGAAGGACCAGATAATGGAGATCATTGACTCGGACAAGAAAGTAAAGCATTCGAAGTTAGCAGAGGGTGTTGACGCAGCTGTcactaacaaaaaatatgtcacTGGAGTTGATGTTTCTCAGGTGGACATGTGCTACCCGGCGATAATTCAGAGCGGGGGTAATTACACACTAAAATTCAGTGTCGTCAGTGACAAGAACGTGCTGCACTTTGGTGTGATAATTTGCTCTCTTGGAGCCAGATATAAATCCTACTGCTCCAATATCGTGCGCACGCTGCTAGTAAATCCCACGAGTGCCATCGAGGAGAACTATAACTTTTTACTGCAGCTGCAGGAAGAAATCATGAAGAAGATGACGCCCAATACGAAGATCAGCGCAGTCTATGAAGCGGGAATCGCGTTTGTGAAGCAGGAGAAGTCTAGCATGCTGGAACATTTAACTAAAAACTTTGGGTTCGCGATGGGAATTGAGTTCCGCGAGAGCTCGCTGATGATCGGAGCCAAGACTCACGCTCTGCTGAAGAAGGGCATGGTCTTTAATCTCCATGTCGGTCTTTCTAACTTGAGCAATCCTGAGGCGAGCGACAAGGAAGGAAAGACGTACGCTCTGTTCATTGGAGACACTGTCGTCGTTGGAGAATCGGGAACTCCCGCGACTGTTCTCACAAACTCCAAGAAGAAGGTCAAAAATATCGGTATTTATTTGAAGGACGAGGAGGAAGACGAAGAGGAAGGAAGTGGAAAAGAAAATGAACCAAAACCTGAGATACTCGGCCGCGGAAAGAGGACTGCGGTGATCGAGTCGAAGCTGAGAACTGAGCACAGTTCGGAAGAGAAACGGAAGCAGCACCAGAAGGAACTCGCGCGGCAGCTGAATGAGATTGCAAAGGCGCGATTGGCTCAGCAGTCTGGTGGCAAAGAGCAGGAGAAGGTCCGCAAGTCGACTGTTTCTTACAAGAGTCTGAACCACATGCCCAGAGAGCCGGAAGTGAAAGAGCTCAAGCTGTacgttgataaaaaatacgagACGGTTATACTACCGATATTTGGAATTCCCGTTCCGTTCCATATATCGACGatcaaaaatatatcacaGAGTGTCGAGGGTGACTACACGTACCTTAGGATCAACTTCTTCCATCCTGGAGCGACGATGGGACGGAACGAAGGCGGGTCCTATCCCCAGCCGGACGCGACCTTCGTCAAAGAAGTCACGTACCGCAGTACCAATACCAAAGAACCTGGAGAAATTTCCGCGCCTTCCTCAAATCTCAATACGGCCTTCAGATTGATCAAAGAAGTCCAGAAGAAGTTCAAGAACCGCGAAGCCGAGGAGCGGGAGAAAGAAGACCTGGTAAAACAGGACACTCTCGTTCTCTCACAAAATAAAGGTAATCCTAAGCTGAAGGATCTTTATATCCGGCCGAACATCGTCACCAAGAGAATGACCGGTACCTTGGAAGCTCATTCAAACGGATTCCGCTACACTTCAGTGCGTGGTGACAAAGTTGATATACTCTACAATAACATCAAGAACGCGTTCTTCCAACCGGGTGACGGAGAGATGATCATCCTTCTGCACTTCCATCTCAAGCATGCGATAATGTTCGGAAAGAAGAAGCACGTGGACGTGCAATTTTACACTGAGGTCGGTGAGATAACTACTGACCTGGGCAAGCACCAGCACATGCACGACCGGGATGATCTCGCGGCGGAGCAGTCGGAGCGCGAGTTGAGgcataaattgaaaactgCCTTCAAGAGTTTCTGTGAGAAAGTTGAATCTCTTACGAAACAGGAAATCGAATTTGATACTCCGTTTAGAGATCTTGGATTCCCTGGTGCGCCTTTCAGAAGTACTGTCTTACTCCAGCCTACCAGCGGATGTCTTGTTCATTTAACAGAGTGGCCGCCATTTGTTATCACCCTCGAAGACGTTGAGCTCGTGCACTTCGAACGTGTGCAATTCCACCTAAAGAACTTTGATATGATATTTGTATTCAAAGATTACCACAAAAAAATAGCGATGGTTAACGCGATTCCTATGAATATGCTGGACCATGTCAAGGAATGGCTTAACTCTTGCGATATCCGATACTCTGAAGGTGTCCAGTCACTCAACTGGGCGAAGATTATGAAGACCATCACCGACGACCCCGAGGGATTCTTCGAAAGCGGCGGCTGGACTTTCTTGGACCCTGAGAGCGACGAGGAGAACGAGGAGGTCGATGATGAAGAGGAGGAAGACGACGACGCGTATGAACCGACGGACATTGAGAGTGAAGAGGAGTCCGATGAAGACTCGGATTATTCGGAGGCCTCTGAGGACTCGGAGAGCGAAGAAGAAGAACTCGGAAGCTCAGAAGAGTCTGGCAAAGACTGGTCTGATCTAGAGCGCGAAGCCGCCGAAGAAGACAACGAACGCAGCGGCTACCCCGTGGACACCTACtcaaaaaacaagaaaaagtCAAAGCACGACACCCCTTCACCCTCGAAAAACCGGCACAACTCCAAGCACAAGAGCTCCTCCAGCTCCAAAAACAAATCCAGCTCCAGAGACCGGGAACGCAGATCCTCTGACAAACacag aaCGGACCGATCACGAAGCGGGAGATCACACAAGAAAGTGTCTCCTTCAAAATCGTCCAAACATAG CCCGAAGAAGAGCGACAGACACGACCGGCACGACAAGCACAAGTCCCATCACTCGTCCTCATCTTCCAGCAAAAAGCGGCCTCGCGATGACAGCTCGGAAAGAAGAAAGTCCAAAAAATCAAG gaAATAA
- the LOC130665383 gene encoding neuferricin, whose product MVHKIKMWIPVILAIGWTLYLNDWTRAISYKLMNGDHVGAYQLYLGDNDKLFSKSELEKYNNIENGLYLSILGQVFDVTKGEQYYGKGNTYHVFVGRDASQAFITGDFTEKGLTDDLSSLTNTQAKSLDNWLKSYHEKYQYKGKLVGKFYDQYGVETLEFHNFKTKVSKAEAEQSDKDKINKKYPPCNVEWNPEGGTRFWCTNQSGGIPREWVGVPRQYYENPSSPQNRCACVDLKSQDYLNSKGNFREYKDCAKDATECFVKN is encoded by the exons atggttcataaaataaaaatgtggaTCCCGGTTATTTTAGCAATCGGATGGacactttatttaaatgattggACAAGAGcaataagttataaattaatgaacgGTGATCATGTGGGTGCATATCAACTGTATTTAGgtgacaatgataaattatttagtaaaagtGAACTAGAGAAATATAATAACATAGAAAACGGTTTGTATTTGTCTATTTTGGGACAAGTTTTTGATGTTACCAAAGGCGAACAATATTATGGTAAAGGAAACACTTATCATGTATTCgtag gacgTGACGCATCACAAGCATTCATAACCGGAGACTTTACAGAAAAAGGTCTAACTGATGATCTGTCAAGTTTAACAAACACACAAGCTAAATCATTAGACAACTGGTTGAAATCTTATCacgaaaaatatcaatacaaag GTAAATTAGTTGGTAAATTTTACGACCAATACGGAGTTGAGACACTCgagtttcataattttaagaCCAAGGTCTCAAAAGCTGAAGCTGAGCAGTCTGATAAAgacaaaataaacaaaaaatatccacCTTGTAACGTCGAGTGGAATCCAGAAGGAGGAACCAGATTCTGGTGTACCAATCAAag TGGAGGAATACCTAGAGAATGGGTTGGAGTACCGAGACAGTATTACGAAAATCCATCGTCTCCACAAAATAGATGCGCTTGTGTCGATCTGAAAAGccaagattatttaaatagcaAAGGAAACTTCCGAGAATACAAAGACTGTGCTAAAGATGCTACTGAATgtttcgttaaaaattaa